Proteins encoded within one genomic window of Bacillus sp. 1NLA3E:
- a CDS encoding sigma-54-dependent transcriptional regulator has product MKYSNFKILIVDDEEEYLEVLSLILHSKGYKIETAFSGKEALELLMKKHFDLVLSDLIMDKMTGMELLKKIKSLNIPVDFIMVTGYGSINNAVEAIKNGAFSYFIKGADPQELVDEITKLATIKSVPKINEMDFNQPLLTTRNTGVQNVLSILNKVSGTDISILLTGESGVGKEVYAKYIHDYSQRKTNPFVPVNCAALSSSLLESELFGHEKGAYTGAGERRIGRFEEANKGTLFLDEIGEINNDIQVKLLRVLEGRTIERVGSNGEIPVDIRLITATNKNLATGIQTGDFRKDLFYRINAISVEIPPLRFRNEDILPFFDYFVNKFQQKYQKSINGVEDSIKQFLKNYKFPGNIRELRNIVERLVILSDNGLLRGEDLPETFMSEVESAIAIDKSPGSQSLKELRKEVEKNYITLVLETYNSDLFKTAEHLDITKRQLFNKIKEFGIKY; this is encoded by the coding sequence ATGAAATACTCTAACTTTAAAATCTTAATTGTTGATGATGAGGAAGAATATTTAGAAGTTCTTTCCTTAATACTTCATTCAAAAGGCTATAAGATTGAAACGGCATTTTCAGGAAAAGAAGCATTAGAATTATTAATGAAGAAACACTTTGATTTGGTATTGTCTGATTTAATTATGGATAAAATGACCGGGATGGAATTATTAAAGAAAATTAAATCATTAAATATACCCGTAGATTTTATCATGGTAACGGGCTACGGTTCTATCAACAATGCAGTAGAGGCTATTAAGAACGGAGCTTTCAGTTACTTTATAAAAGGAGCAGATCCTCAAGAACTGGTTGATGAGATTACAAAATTGGCTACTATTAAAAGTGTCCCTAAAATAAACGAAATGGATTTTAACCAGCCGCTATTAACAACAAGAAACACGGGAGTGCAAAATGTTCTTTCCATCTTAAACAAAGTATCAGGCACAGATATATCCATCCTATTGACAGGAGAATCGGGTGTAGGAAAAGAAGTCTATGCCAAATACATCCATGATTACAGTCAGCGAAAAACAAATCCATTTGTGCCAGTTAACTGTGCAGCCCTTTCAAGTAGTCTCTTAGAATCAGAGTTATTTGGCCATGAAAAAGGGGCATATACCGGGGCTGGTGAAAGAAGGATTGGTCGCTTTGAAGAAGCCAACAAAGGTACTCTTTTTCTAGATGAAATCGGGGAAATTAATAATGATATTCAAGTTAAATTATTAAGAGTATTAGAAGGAAGGACGATTGAGCGTGTCGGAAGCAATGGTGAAATTCCAGTCGACATTCGTTTAATTACTGCAACAAACAAAAATTTAGCCACCGGAATCCAAACAGGAGATTTCCGTAAAGACCTGTTTTATAGAATTAATGCCATTAGTGTGGAAATTCCCCCACTTCGTTTTCGTAATGAAGATATTCTTCCCTTCTTTGATTATTTTGTTAATAAATTTCAACAAAAGTATCAAAAATCAATTAATGGCGTAGAAGATTCTATTAAACAATTTCTGAAAAATTATAAATTTCCTGGTAACATTAGAGAATTGAGAAATATAGTTGAGCGACTTGTGATTTTATCCGATAACGGTCTTTTAAGAGGTGAAGACTTGCCGGAAACCTTTATGAGTGAGGTTGAATCAGCCATTGCTATTGATAAATCGCCTGGAAGTCAATCGTTGAAGGAATTACGGAAGGAAGTAGAGAAAAATTACATCACTTTAGTATTAGAAACCTACAACTCTGATTTATTCAAAACTGCCGAACATTTGGATATCACTAAACGTCAGCTTTTTAATAAAATTAAAGAATTTGGTATTAAATATTAA
- a CDS encoding ATP-binding protein: MKKQFLVYIVIAITFLMLYANSILLKDYNINLFQYLYYSQDFTDEEKEWIKENSPIIYGADESSPPLRFVDSDTYQFKGVVIDYLNSLSLQLGEEIKFVPYVWSEALQKLENNETDLADLFISKERSEKFIFSIPIYKLKGSLLYPNSGKPIKQLSDLNGKRVTLSKGDYAEDYLRENQVDVKFVYVHNVSEGIEAVYNGKADVLVGDEPVLAYYLDLFQHSNSLLLADFALYEENVVLATSKKNTELIHIVNKGILQVEKGNAVKKIQEKWTGITTPVSSKKGLHRPSFILTVSVTLFFLVISALNTIIRSLKHDVIKRSEELYQSKMDLEYVFESIPEMMLIVDEKYKIIRANNLLLKFINLPIKQLMGKTLYELNEFSFFKPTKGIFDDVLETGNSAEMDLEYLERIYHVACYPMKYSLEEKKNVIISMKDSTFQRLNEQQLLQVNKMAAIGELAAGVAHEIRNPLGIIRSYVYLIKDQNGVNFNDSQYQKAISSIEKSVDRAKKIIDNLLNFSRISNDVDEKIPLKGFLKELLDLEEEKMKKNNIECLIDCPSDLSIVTKKESLKHILMNLIINAIDAMEQGGKLTISCNQTEYFLSIQVHDTGIGISEEVIDSIFNPFFTTKPPNQGTGLGLYITYNEVQKLGGRITVKSTPNLGTTFEIKI; encoded by the coding sequence ATGAAAAAACAATTTCTTGTTTATATTGTTATTGCCATTACTTTTCTAATGTTATATGCAAACTCTATTTTGCTAAAGGATTATAATATTAATTTGTTTCAATATTTATATTACTCCCAAGACTTTACCGATGAAGAAAAAGAATGGATCAAAGAAAATAGCCCTATTATATATGGGGCTGATGAGAGCTCACCTCCCCTTCGTTTTGTTGACAGTGATACGTATCAATTTAAAGGTGTTGTGATCGATTACTTAAACTCATTATCATTGCAGTTGGGAGAAGAAATTAAATTCGTCCCATATGTTTGGTCAGAGGCGTTACAAAAACTAGAGAATAATGAAACGGATCTAGCAGACCTTTTTATCAGTAAAGAGCGGTCAGAGAAATTTATCTTTTCCATTCCAATTTATAAACTAAAAGGCTCATTACTCTACCCAAATTCAGGAAAACCAATCAAACAATTAAGTGACTTGAACGGTAAAAGAGTTACACTTTCTAAAGGAGATTATGCAGAGGACTACCTGAGAGAAAATCAAGTGGATGTAAAATTTGTTTATGTACATAACGTTTCTGAAGGCATTGAAGCAGTTTATAACGGTAAAGCTGATGTTTTAGTTGGAGATGAGCCAGTCTTAGCTTATTATTTAGACTTATTCCAACACTCCAACAGTCTGCTGCTGGCTGACTTTGCCTTATATGAAGAAAATGTTGTTTTAGCAACGAGTAAAAAAAACACCGAATTGATTCATATTGTAAACAAAGGAATCTTGCAGGTTGAAAAGGGAAATGCGGTTAAAAAGATTCAAGAAAAATGGACTGGTATTACCACTCCCGTCAGTTCAAAAAAAGGACTTCATCGCCCTTCCTTTATACTGACCGTCTCTGTCACCTTATTTTTTTTAGTCATAAGTGCTTTAAATACGATTATTAGAAGCTTAAAACATGACGTCATCAAACGGAGCGAGGAATTATACCAGAGTAAAATGGATTTGGAATATGTTTTTGAAAGTATTCCCGAAATGATGCTAATTGTTGACGAAAAATATAAAATAATTCGGGCAAATAATCTATTGTTAAAATTTATCAATTTGCCCATAAAACAATTAATGGGTAAAACTCTTTATGAATTGAACGAGTTTAGCTTTTTTAAACCGACAAAAGGAATTTTTGATGATGTTTTAGAAACAGGAAATTCGGCGGAAATGGATTTAGAGTATCTTGAACGTATCTACCATGTTGCCTGTTACCCGATGAAATACAGTCTTGAGGAAAAGAAAAATGTGATTATTTCCATGAAAGACTCTACTTTTCAAAGATTAAATGAACAACAATTGCTTCAGGTAAATAAAATGGCAGCTATTGGTGAATTAGCTGCAGGGGTTGCTCATGAAATCCGCAATCCCTTAGGAATTATTCGTTCCTATGTTTATTTAATAAAAGATCAAAATGGAGTAAATTTCAACGATAGTCAGTATCAGAAAGCAATTTCTTCAATTGAAAAATCAGTTGATCGTGCAAAAAAAATCATTGATAACTTACTGAATTTCTCCCGAATTTCCAATGATGTTGACGAAAAAATCCCATTAAAGGGATTTCTTAAAGAACTACTGGACTTAGAAGAAGAAAAGATGAAAAAAAACAATATTGAGTGCCTTATTGATTGTCCAAGTGATTTATCAATTGTTACCAAGAAAGAGAGTCTCAAACATATATTAATGAATTTGATTATTAATGCAATCGATGCCATGGAACAAGGAGGGAAATTGACTATCTCTTGTAATCAGACTGAATACTTTTTGAGTATTCAAGTTCATGATACAGGAATAGGGATTTCTGAAGAAGTGATTGATTCAATCTTTAATCCTTTTTTTACAACCAAACCGCCTAATCAAGGGACTGGCTTGGGTCTGTATATCACATATAATGAAGTTCAAAAGCTTGGCGGGAGAATTACTGTTAAGTCCACACCTAATCTAGGAACCACTTTTGAAATAAAAATATAA